One genomic window of Calonectris borealis chromosome 27, bCalBor7.hap1.2, whole genome shotgun sequence includes the following:
- the NFU1 gene encoding NFU1 iron-sulfur cluster scaffold homolog, mitochondrial isoform X3 translates to MQAVVCLPKESEDLDWNLLKPDIYATIMDFFASGLPVVTEEAPRTDTAASEEDDEVVLMIKELLDTRIRPTVQEDGGDVIYKGFEDGIVQLKLQGSCTSCPSSVITLKNGIQNMLQFYIPEVEGVEQVVDDDDDVEKEVNST, encoded by the exons GAGAGTGAAGACCTGGATTGGAACTTACTGAAACCAGATATTTATGCAACTATAATGGATTTCTTTGCCTCTGGCTTACCTGTAGTTACTGAAGAGGCACCTAGGACCGATACAG ctGCATCAGAAGAAGATGATGAAGTTGTACTGATGATTAAAGAACTGCTGGATACAAGAATAAG GCCAACAGTGCAAGAAGATGGTGGTGATGTTATTTATAAAGGCTTTGAGGATGGGATTGTGCAGCTGAAGTTGCAGGGTTCGTGCACCAGCTGTCCCAGTTCCGTCATCACCCTGAAGAACGGGATACAGAACATGCTCCAATTCTACATCCCTGAAGTAGAAGGCGTGGAACAG GTTGTTGACGACGATGATGACGTGGAGAAAGAAGTAAATTCTACCTGA